A region of Solibacillus isronensis DNA encodes the following proteins:
- a CDS encoding GNAT family N-acetyltransferase: MFFYEVDNEIQLKLITQNDAEEIFAFIDRSRDYLREWLGWVDNTKTVEDTRDFSAMNLEKFAKREGLDTAIFYKGQFVGKVSINTINWSLKKCEIGYFLDEEYQGEGIMTRAVKGIIDIAFNEYKLGKVEIHAAVNNTKSRHIAERLGFMHEGTIRQAEWLYNHYVDHAVYGLLKDEWVGEY; encoded by the coding sequence ATGTTTTTTTATGAAGTAGATAATGAAATTCAATTAAAATTAATAACACAAAATGATGCAGAAGAAATCTTTGCTTTCATTGACCGTTCACGTGATTATTTACGTGAATGGCTTGGGTGGGTTGATAATACAAAAACTGTTGAAGATACACGCGATTTTTCTGCAATGAATTTAGAAAAATTTGCAAAGCGTGAAGGTCTGGATACAGCGATTTTTTATAAAGGGCAATTTGTCGGGAAAGTATCGATCAACACGATTAACTGGTCTCTGAAAAAATGCGAGATCGGCTACTTTTTAGATGAAGAATATCAAGGGGAAGGCATAATGACACGCGCTGTGAAAGGCATCATTGATATCGCCTTCAACGAATATAAGCTTGGAAAAGTCGAAATTCATGCTGCTGTTAACAATACGAAAAGTCGTCATATTGCGGAGCGCCTTGGTTTTATGCATGAAGGGACAATCCGTCAGGCGGAATGGCTGTACAATCACTATGTCGATCATGCGGTATATGGTCTTTTAAAAGACGAATGGGTTGGAGAATATTAA